One stretch of Eupeodes corollae chromosome 2, idEupCoro1.1, whole genome shotgun sequence DNA includes these proteins:
- the LOC129945417 gene encoding MATH and LRR domain-containing protein PFE0570w — MYILYAYVYSAVNITNLEHIRSFSKIQSNMISNTRLSELKMKDQSGIVPDEGHQKLQLKASVPSTVNNNNNEISRNKCTHLTQIFTDEQRYEKSFKFYSKTCFGNSIPTNDCPAIVLKNSSDDFMGNSCPKSSKFHLYDSSSCYNSTTASDVNHTICTNVLNESALNDVSRMSGCGISNGTEKSVCDAKNDFISGQNNNCSIKNSRNVRRKPPMCRTEDQEHAFRQIEDVHNYSKLNRYSYCNPENDRVVNTPTFSSNSSNQDDDDECDDDHGYVDIDDDDDDEEEEEEEDKVNNVEEFVSVDYKQLSASKNSNTTTQQSVTPFKCNSPGITFQQQNKNQDEMSPDALNIEIEGNITPPDHHARRPMNAFLIFCKRHRGIVKDKYKNYENRSITKILGEWWASMDANDKKCYVNLAQQNKDAFFSANPNFKWYKLPAPSLRTLTTRPGNIERGENQCELDNFYTQNNINYNTDSVVEKKKVSYFKLADEKQMGGLNNLMSSNKTATSKDNSFQKALSDGSSFFNSSRKSNIDIEDFCKLKRSNSDKNFSSSEDDFTPKKSVRSCKGKKYQELINSGQISAVNSKKMVSQKPSIDSSDGQYFVMHIDKYKKVQTSCKSNPKKDAQSKKDKRQWVMTHYPDVYRFKKQQLGFVSFDLEEKIKRLPAQCLETYLQHKKNIKRKKKINSRKRSSAQQHNLQEVFLKQTTQSLLCQPKTEIEAKEQVIGSQKRKARKESITRRNITSIQSDVQLLFGSSHTNPPFIIGRRNSTHQSLPVVNQNATSDLLILAEVAANRTETTTLCGERNMFSNLNKI, encoded by the exons atgtacatattatatgcatatgtatattCTGCCGTTAATATTACAAATTTGGAACATATTCGAAGTTTTTCTAAAATACAATCCAATATGATAAGCAATACTAGACTTTCAGAACTTAAAATGAAGGACCAATCAGGGATTGTTCCTGATGAGGGTCACCAAAAGTTACAATTAAAAGCATCTGTACCAAGTACtgtaaacaacaataataacgaAATATCCAGAAATAAATGCACACATTTAACACAAATATTCACAGACGAACAACGAtatgaaaaatcttttaaattttattcgaaaacttgTTTTGGAAACAGCATACCAACTAATGATTGCCCTgctattgtattaaaaaattctagTGATGATTTCATGGGAAATTCTTGTCCGAAATCTAGTAAATTTCATTTATATGACTCTAGTAGCTGCTACAATTCCACAACGGCAAGCGACGTAAACCATACAATTTGTACAAATGTTCTAAACGAAAGTGCCTTAAATGATGTATCAAGAATGAGTGGTTGTGGTATAAGCAATGGAACTGAAAAATCAGTATGTGatgcaaaaaatgattttataagtGGGCAAAACAATAATTGTAGTATCAAAAACAGTCGAAATGTTCGAAGAAAGCCCCCAATGTGTCGAACAGAGGACCAAGAACACGCATTTCGCCAAATAGAGGACGTTCACAACTACTCAAAATTAAATCGCTATAGTTATTGCAACCCCGAAAACGACCGAGTTGTCAATACACCTACATTTAGCAGTAACAGTAGCAATcaagacgatgatgatgaatgTGATGATGATCATGGATATGTTgatattgatgatgatgatgatgacgaagaagaagaagaagaagaggataAGGTTAATAACGTTGAGGAGTTCGTTTCGGTCGATTATAAGCAGCTTTCCGCATCTAAAAACTCAAATACAACTACACAACAAAGTGTTACCCCTTTCAAATGTAATTCCCCAGGAATAacatttcaacaacaaaataaaaatcaagacgAAATGAGTCCAGATGCTTTAAACATTGAAATCGAAGGAAATATAACACCACCAGATCATCATGCTAGAAGGCCAATGAATGCTTTCTTGATATTCTGTAAAAGACATCGAGGTATTGTAAAGGATAAATACAAGAACTATGAAAATAG atCTATTACTAAAATACTAGGCGAATGGTGGGCTTCAATGGATGCAAACGACAAAAAGTGCTATGTTAACTTAGCGCAACAG aacaaagaTGCATTTTTCTCGGCcaatccaaactttaaatggtaTAAGCTGCCAGCACCATCTCTACGTACTTTAACCACAAGACCAGGAAATATTGAACGTGGGGAAAACCAATGTGAATTGGATAATTTCTACACACAGAACAATATAAATTACAATACAGATTctgttgttgaaaaaaaaaaagtttcctatTTTAAGCTAGCCGATGAAAAGCAAATGGGTGGACTTAACAATTTAATGAGTTCAAATAAAACGGCAACATCCAAAGATAACTCCTTTCAAAAAGCATTAAGTGATGGTTCTAGCTTTTTCAATTCCAGTCGAAAATCTAACATCGATATAGAGGATTTTTGCAAACTTAAACGTTCAAATAGTGACAAAAACTTTTCAAGCAGCGAAGATGACTTTACTCCAAAGAAATCCGTTCGTTCGTGTAAAGGAAAGAAATATCAAGAGCTTATAAATTCTGGTCAAATAAGTGCtgttaattcaaagaaaatggTGTCTCAGAAGCCATCAATAGATTCAAGTGATGGTCAATATTTTGTTATGCATATTGATAAGTATAAAAAAGTCCAGACTTCATGCAAAAGTAACCCTAAAAAGGACGCACaatcaaaaaaagacaaaaggCAGTGGGTTATGACGCACTATCCAGATGTTTATCGATTCAAAAAGCAACAATTGGGTTTTGTGTCATTTGATctggaagaaaaaattaaaagactgcCTGCTCAGTGCTTGGAAACTTATCTTCAgcacaagaaaaatataaaacgtaaaaagaaaatcaattctaGAAAACGTTCTTCAGCTCAGCAACATAACTTACAAGAAGTGTTCTTAAAGCAAACAACGCAATCTTTATTATGtcaaccaaaaactgaaattgaaGCAAAGGAGCAAGTAATTGGGAGCCAGAAAAGGAAAGCTCGAAAGGAAAGTATAACCCGAAGGAATATAACTTCTATACAGAGTGATGTTCAACTGTTGTTTGGAAGTTCTCACACCAACCCGCCGTTTATCATTGGACGGAGAAATTCGACACACCAATCACTACCTGTAGTAAATCAGAATGCTACCTCAGATCTTCTTATTTTGGCGGAAGTGGCTGCAAATCGCACTGAAACTACCACGTTATGCGGAGAACGAAATATGTTTTCGAACTTAAATAAGATTTAA